From a region of the Thermosipho melanesiensis BI429 genome:
- a CDS encoding cob(I)yrinic acid a,c-diamide adenosyltransferase, producing MIHVYTGNGKGKTTAAFGLALRAACAGKKVFIGQFVKGMEYSELKVPEYIPNIKVEQFGRNCFIFNNPTKEDIDAAKNGLKRLYEIANNYDVIILDEVNVAVYYRLLSVEEILNFLNKLDKSKEVILTGRYAPQEFVDIADLVTEMKEVKHYYKKGVKARKGIEF from the coding sequence ATGATACATGTTTACACAGGGAATGGAAAGGGAAAAACTACAGCGGCTTTTGGGCTTGCACTTAGAGCAGCGTGTGCTGGTAAAAAGGTATTTATAGGGCAATTTGTAAAGGGAATGGAATATAGTGAATTAAAAGTTCCAGAATATATTCCAAACATAAAGGTTGAGCAATTTGGAAGAAATTGTTTCATATTTAACAATCCAACTAAAGAAGATATAGATGCAGCAAAAAATGGATTAAAAAGACTTTATGAAATAGCTAACAACTATGATGTAATTATTTTAGATGAAGTAAATGTAGCTGTTTATTATAGACTGCTTTCTGTTGAAGAAATATTAAACTTTTTGAATAAATTAGATAAAAGTAAGGAAGTAATATTAACTGGTAGATATGCTCCACAAGAATTTGTAGATATAGCAGATCTTGTTACAGAAATGAAAGAAGTTAAGCACTACTACAAAAAAGGAGTCAAAGCAAGAAAAGGAATAGAATTTTGA
- the cbiB gene encoding adenosylcobinamide-phosphate synthase CbiB, giving the protein MLLGFSILIDLFFGEFPNFIHPVVYMGVIGKRFEKIKGFRFFFGMLSLLLEISFWLFLCKMLVKVNYFFELYFLSSTFSIRALYVHVKRCKTNNLKILRRNVSFIVSRDVSFLDKNHLYSAALESLSENISDSIVAPLFYYLIFGIYGALLYRVVNTYDALFGYRTERYEWFGKFPARFDDFLNFIPARLTAFLIILFNFRAIEYLKRYRKLKINSMYPMAAFAGVLGLGFEKIGVYKLEGKGVELGDIDRGLRLYKKVVFLWIVILMVMVVLKERIF; this is encoded by the coding sequence ATGTTATTGGGTTTTAGTATTTTAATTGATTTATTTTTCGGAGAATTTCCAAATTTTATACATCCCGTGGTCTATATGGGGGTTATTGGAAAACGATTTGAGAAGATAAAAGGATTTCGATTTTTCTTTGGAATGTTATCACTACTTTTAGAGATTTCTTTTTGGCTTTTTCTGTGCAAAATGTTAGTGAAAGTAAATTACTTTTTTGAACTTTATTTTCTTTCATCAACGTTTTCAATAAGAGCGTTGTATGTACATGTAAAAAGATGCAAAACAAATAATTTAAAAATCCTACGAAGAAATGTTTCCTTTATAGTTAGTAGAGATGTTAGTTTTCTTGACAAAAATCATCTTTATTCTGCTGCTTTAGAAAGTCTTTCCGAGAATATATCTGATAGTATAGTTGCTCCACTGTTTTATTATTTGATTTTTGGAATATATGGTGCGTTATTGTATAGGGTTGTAAATACATACGATGCATTATTCGGTTATAGGACAGAAAGATATGAGTGGTTTGGAAAATTTCCTGCAAGATTTGATGATTTTTTAAATTTTATTCCTGCAAGACTTACCGCATTTCTTATTATCTTATTCAACTTTAGAGCTATAGAATATCTAAAAAGATATAGGAAATTAAAGATAAATTCAATGTATCCAATGGCGGCATTTGCTGGTGTTTTAGGGTTGGGGTTTGAAAAGATAGGTGTTTACAAATTAGAAGGTAAAGGTGTTGAACTTGGAGATATAGATAGAGGGTTAAGATTATACAAAAAGGTGGTTTTTTTATGGATAGTTATATTAATGGTCATGGTGGTATTGAAAGAAAGGATTTTTTAG
- a CDS encoding aminotransferase class I/II-fold pyridoxal phosphate-dependent enzyme: MDSYINGHGGIERKDFLDFSISVNPLKVNWLDKLSLDEIYRYTYIQWLEKEFYKYFGGVIVAGATEAFHIIGYHILNDSYVIIPRPNYSDYFKVAKFSAKIIDTPWYFVNKKLDLNVLEKSIKNARKKSKKVVVFLGNPNNPTGIFLNFSELVRFYEDVIFISDEAFIDFVEDYEEIDYENIIKVRTFTKFFGVPGIRVGYVKSKNYEEVFRQYRMEWGVGGLGYVFLKRLLENIEDFESFRCKTLDYIRIQKHFFKDYMYVESQTNYFLLDVGNIDEFLDFCISREIFVRDARNFGLDLIRVGLKDEKSNIALLKTLKEGRL, from the coding sequence ATGGATAGTTATATTAATGGTCATGGTGGTATTGAAAGAAAGGATTTTTTAGATTTTTCAATTTCTGTAAATCCTTTGAAAGTAAATTGGTTAGATAAATTATCATTGGATGAAATTTACAGATATACGTATATACAATGGTTAGAGAAAGAATTCTATAAGTATTTTGGTGGTGTTATAGTAGCTGGAGCAACAGAAGCTTTTCATATAATTGGATACCATATTTTAAATGATTCTTACGTTATTATTCCTCGGCCAAATTATTCTGATTACTTTAAAGTGGCAAAGTTTTCGGCAAAAATTATTGATACCCCTTGGTATTTTGTTAATAAAAAATTAGATTTAAATGTTTTGGAAAAAAGCATAAAAAATGCGAGAAAGAAATCAAAAAAGGTAGTTGTTTTTTTGGGAAATCCCAACAATCCTACAGGTATTTTTTTGAATTTTAGTGAGTTGGTTAGATTTTACGAGGATGTAATTTTTATATCTGATGAGGCTTTTATAGACTTTGTTGAAGATTACGAAGAAATAGATTATGAGAATATCATAAAGGTTAGAACATTTACAAAATTTTTCGGTGTACCTGGGATTAGAGTGGGATATGTAAAATCAAAAAACTATGAAGAAGTTTTTAGGCAATATAGAATGGAGTGGGGGGTAGGGGGATTGGGATATGTATTTTTAAAAAGGTTATTAGAAAACATAGAAGATTTCGAATCTTTTCGATGTAAAACTTTGGATTATATAAGGATTCAGAAACACTTTTTTAAGGATTATATGTACGTTGAATCACAGACAAATTATTTTCTTTTGGATGTGGGAAATATAGATGAGTTTTTAGATTTTTGTATTTCGAGAGAAATTTTTGTAAGAGATGCTAGAAACTTTGGATTAGATTTAATTCGTGTGGGATTAAAAGATGAAAAGAGTAATATTGCGCTATTAAAAACTTTAAAGGAGGGGAGATTATGA
- a CDS encoding S8 family peptidase, which yields MKKVLWVLVVVSVFLFFGCMDSSVKTTETPDPFSYLQGKKIEDLSLLSAKATGYATVYGTVKLPDGTYAPNLLASNSLLKSEGAEFVEGEYVVYTEDGNILSKMGITVKRTYNVEEDGKEDKIMVIKASEEQVQMLKKISGVKYVEPNYIYRAYAVPNDTYYEYQWHYEAINLPKAWDIIKSANVVVAVVDTGVSFTHPDLQGIFVQGYDFVDNDTDPTDPAQDVSHGTHVTGTIAALSNNGKGVAGVNWGGYGIKIMPIRVLGADGSGTLDAVAQGVRYAADHGAKIINMSLGGGGDSQILREAIQYAYNKGVTIVCAAGNENGPVSYPAKYPETIAVASVRYDLQRAPYSNYGPEVDVAAPGGDTSVDQNGDGYADGVLSTAWTPNNGDTYMFLQGTSMAAPHVAGVAALLYASGKTTPEEIRAALKNTAKDLGPAGEDDYYGAGLIDAYAALNYRGGGSDPNPEPQPEVNTQIFVLRYDYWTGRYYVVSEMGSVSNGSYTLSSVQPGYYNYVCAWRDYNNNGTIDTGDYFGYKYVYRFSSNNSYRVNLQMSIEQ from the coding sequence ATGAAAAAAGTTTTGTGGGTTTTGGTTGTGGTGTCTGTATTTTTATTTTTTGGGTGTATGGATTCTAGTGTGAAGACTACTGAAACACCGGATCCATTTAGTTATTTACAGGGGAAAAAGATTGAGGATTTAAGTTTGTTAAGTGCAAAAGCAACGGGTTATGCAACTGTATACGGTACTGTTAAGCTTCCTGATGGTACATATGCTCCAAATTTATTAGCTAGTAATAGTCTTTTGAAAAGTGAAGGGGCAGAATTTGTAGAAGGTGAGTATGTGGTTTATACAGAAGATGGAAATATTTTATCGAAAATGGGTATTACGGTGAAAAGAACTTATAACGTTGAAGAAGATGGTAAAGAGGATAAGATAATGGTAATAAAGGCAAGTGAAGAGCAGGTACAAATGTTAAAGAAAATTTCCGGTGTAAAGTATGTGGAACCAAATTATATTTATAGAGCATATGCAGTTCCAAATGATACTTATTACGAGTATCAATGGCATTATGAAGCCATTAATCTTCCAAAAGCTTGGGATATTATAAAAAGTGCTAATGTTGTTGTCGCGGTAGTGGATACAGGAGTTAGCTTTACACATCCAGATTTACAAGGAATATTTGTGCAAGGATATGATTTTGTAGATAATGATACAGATCCAACTGATCCTGCCCAAGATGTAAGTCATGGTACACATGTAACTGGTACAATAGCAGCTTTAAGCAACAATGGAAAAGGTGTTGCAGGTGTCAATTGGGGTGGTTATGGGATAAAAATAATGCCTATAAGAGTACTTGGAGCAGATGGCTCAGGAACATTAGATGCAGTTGCACAAGGCGTTAGATATGCGGCAGATCATGGGGCAAAAATTATTAACATGAGTCTAGGTGGAGGTGGCGATTCACAAATATTAAGAGAAGCCATACAATATGCTTACAACAAGGGTGTTACCATAGTTTGTGCTGCTGGAAATGAAAATGGACCAGTTTCATATCCCGCAAAATATCCAGAAACTATTGCTGTAGCTTCAGTAAGATACGATCTTCAAAGAGCACCATATTCAAATTATGGACCAGAGGTTGATGTTGCGGCACCTGGTGGAGATACAAGCGTAGATCAAAATGGCGATGGTTATGCTGACGGTGTTTTAAGTACTGCATGGACACCAAATAACGGAGATACTTACATGTTCTTACAAGGCACCTCTATGGCTGCACCACATGTTGCTGGTGTTGCAGCTTTATTATATGCATCAGGAAAAACAACACCAGAGGAAATTAGAGCAGCATTGAAAAACACGGCAAAAGACTTAGGACCAGCTGGTGAAGACGATTATTATGGAGCAGGTCTTATTGATGCATATGCTGCATTGAATTACAGGGGAGGAGGAAGTGATCCAAATCCGGAACCACAACCAGAGGTGAATACTCAAATATTTGTTTTAAGGTACGATTATTGGACAGGAAGATATTATGTAGTAAGTGAAATGGGAAGCGTTTCAAATGGGTCATATACATTAAGTTCTGTACAGCCAGGATATTACAATTATGTATGTGCTTGGAGAGATTACAATAACAATGGAACAATAGATACTGGAGATTATTTTGGTTACAAGTATGTTTATAGATTTAGCTCAAACAATTCCTATAGAGTGAATTTACAAATGTCAATTGAGCAATAA
- a CDS encoding cobyric acid synthase — translation MIQGTASNVGKSIISMALCRYFTKKGVDVVPFKAQNISLNSVVSKEGGEMAVAQYVQAIACEKEPSVLMNPILLKPDVLGSQLIVNGNPVRAVGNKKYMYSDKKWLFNQALSSLSKLMSKHELVIIEGSGSAAEINIKDISNMAIAKAVNAPVILVSNIEMGGAFAQIAGSMVLFNDDEKKLVKGFIFNKFKGDKNLLGDFPIEFGKRFGIKYFGTVEYFKHNLPEEDILFEKEGIGELKVDILKLPHISNAFEFESLFLNTNAKFVEDIREDVDLIIIPGTKSTLFDLEWVKKRKEKIIRAFSKGAFLLGICGGYQILGRVLVENGKRYEGLGFLNAKTEFSKSKVLRNVYGIENVFGTKVKGFEIHHGRTISYEMPFSRIYYNKRKIKDGAIKGRVFGSYLHNLFSNEQFLENFLNFLRKERGYKQKEIKPILLEDEIDKVSDYIISQIDIGEIENVIGF, via the coding sequence ATGATACAAGGAACAGCTTCAAATGTAGGAAAATCAATTATCTCTATGGCATTATGTAGATATTTTACAAAAAAAGGTGTAGATGTAGTTCCATTCAAAGCACAAAATATATCTTTGAATAGCGTTGTAAGTAAAGAAGGCGGAGAAATGGCAGTTGCACAATATGTGCAGGCAATTGCTTGTGAAAAAGAACCAAGTGTGTTGATGAATCCTATTCTTTTAAAACCGGATGTGCTTGGTTCACAATTAATTGTGAACGGGAACCCCGTTCGAGCTGTAGGTAATAAGAAGTATATGTATTCTGATAAAAAATGGTTGTTTAATCAAGCATTATCGTCCCTTTCAAAGCTTATGAGCAAACATGAACTTGTAATAATAGAGGGTTCTGGGAGCGCCGCAGAAATAAATATAAAAGATATTTCAAATATGGCAATAGCAAAAGCCGTAAATGCCCCAGTAATTTTAGTCTCTAATATAGAAATGGGTGGAGCGTTTGCACAAATTGCAGGTTCTATGGTTTTGTTTAATGATGATGAAAAAAAGCTTGTTAAAGGCTTTATTTTTAATAAATTCAAAGGTGATAAAAATCTTCTCGGTGATTTTCCAATAGAATTTGGAAAAAGATTTGGCATAAAATATTTTGGGACAGTAGAATATTTTAAACATAATTTACCTGAAGAGGATATTTTATTTGAGAAAGAAGGTATAGGGGAGCTTAAGGTAGATATTTTAAAACTTCCTCATATTTCAAACGCTTTTGAGTTTGAGTCTTTGTTTTTAAATACAAATGCAAAGTTTGTTGAGGATATAAGGGAAGATGTTGATTTAATAATAATTCCTGGAACAAAATCTACGCTTTTTGATCTTGAATGGGTAAAGAAAAGAAAGGAAAAAATTATCCGTGCATTTTCAAAAGGTGCATTTTTGTTAGGAATATGTGGAGGATATCAAATTTTGGGTAGAGTATTGGTTGAAAATGGAAAAAGATACGAAGGTCTAGGATTTTTAAATGCAAAAACGGAATTTTCAAAATCTAAGGTATTAAGAAATGTTTATGGAATAGAAAATGTTTTTGGTACAAAAGTAAAGGGGTTTGAAATACACCATGGAAGAACAATTTCATATGAAATGCCTTTTTCAAGGATTTATTACAACAAAAGAAAGATAAAAGATGGAGCAATTAAGGGAAGAGTTTTTGGTAGTTATCTACATAATCTGTTTTCAAACGAGCAATTTTTGGAAAACTTTTTGAATTTTTTAAGAAAAGAAAGAGGGTATAAGCAGAAAGAGATAAAACCTATTTTACTAGAGGATGAAATAGACAAAGTAAGTGATTATATTATAAGCCAAATTGATATTGGAGAGATAGAAAATGTTATTGGGTTTTAG